Part of the Gemmatimonadaceae bacterium genome, TTCGCGCATTCACCACATGGTCGGTGTCACTCCCCACCAGGTTGGTGCTGCGTAACACCCCCAACAGCCGCTCGCTCGGCGCAGGCGTTTGCACCACCGGGACGGTCAGTCGCGTCGTGTCGACACCGCGAACCGCCACTATGCGCGAAGCAGTTACCAGTTGGGCTGCCGGCACATCGGTGGCGAACGTGAGACCCACATCGCGGTCGGCGGCAACCGCGCTATCCAGCGTCACCTCTGCACTCACGGGAGCGCGCGCGCCAAGCGCGGCCTGTCGAGCGGTCGACTGAATCCGTGTCAGGGGGATCATCGGTCGACGTGATCCATCAGCAAGCTCCAGCTGCAGGCGCGCATTCGCGGCCGCCCGCACGCTGACACGAATCCACTCGGTGGCAGTGGCTCGCAGTCCACGAGCCGGCAACACCGACGTGCTGTCCAGCAGTCGCGATCCCGTACTCGACAGAACCACCCGAGCGGGGTACCGCACGGTGAGGGATCGACGCAGCACTTCGTCGCCGCGGCTCACCACCAACTCGTATCGCGGGGCGGCTACCGGAGGGTTGGCAAGCCACGCAATGAAGGCCCCGTTGGGCGCGACCGGAACGGCCACGCCATTGATGGACAACGTGGCATCGCCGGACCCCACACTCCCCAGAACAAAGTTGGAATCGCGACTGGCAATGACCTGATTCTCACTCGGGTATTGCACGTGCGTCGCGAGGGCTGCGCCGGATACCACAGGGACCGGCGGCAGCCCGATAGGTACCGGCAGCGCGCGCGCCGGCATGGCCGTTGACGTTGGCGGTTGATTCGGGCGCGACGCCGCCGTCGAGCCGGTGGAGGATGGACCCGCCGTCCGACAGGCGCTTGCGGCCACCAGCAGGGCGGCACAGATAGTGCCATTCAGCCGACGCCGGTGTCGTCCGGTGGGCCACGGCGTGCGCGAGGTCTTGCATCGGAATGACATGGATGCAAGCTGACCCATAGCCATTGTGCCGTCCAGCGGGCTATTTGACCGGACTGACTCATTGGGACCATCTTTCCTTATGGGTCAATTTGTAGTTCGTTGGCATCCGACTCCTGTGACCGTACCAAAACCAGATGACCCTTCGCTCCGTAGGGAGTTCACCTGCCTCGGCTCGCCTCATGATTCGCCGCATGAATCTGTGACCGTTTCTGCCCCAAACTCCCAGCTTCCGTCTTCCAACGGTGAGTCGCGCATTGTCGCGCGCGTCTTCGCGTTGACTGACGTGGGGCGCTCGCGCGAGCACAACGAGGACGCCTTTCTGGTGGCCGACCTCGAGTCGGGCGAACCCGTCGGCTTTGATGCGGCCCCCCACGGCCTCACCGCAAATGCGCACGGCCTGTTGTTCCTGGTGGCCGACGGCATGGGTGGCGCCGCGTCCGGTGAACTGGCCAGCAGCATGGCCTCCGACGCGGTCCTCGACGTCATGCGCGAGGAATGGCGCGACCTCACGGGGCCCACGTCCGATGCATTCGCCACCGCCTTGCGCGACGCGACCATCACGGCCAACGGGCGCATTCACAGCTTCGCGCGGGAGAATCCCGAACATCGGGGGATGGGGACCACCGCCACGATTGCGGGATTGTTCGGCGACACGATCTACGTGGCACAAGTTGGCGACAGTCGCGCGTATCTGTTGCGCGATGGCAGCGCCAAACAACTCACCAAGGACCAGTCGCTCATGCAGCGGCTCGTCGAGGCCGGTGAGATGACGCAGGAACAAGCAGAGGCCAGCGACCGCCGCAATATCATTCTGCAGGCACTTGGCCCCGAGCCCCATGTCACCATCGATC contains:
- a CDS encoding serine/threonine-protein phosphatase is translated as MTVSAPNSQLPSSNGESRIVARVFALTDVGRSREHNEDAFLVADLESGEPVGFDAAPHGLTANAHGLLFLVADGMGGAASGELASSMASDAVLDVMREEWRDLTGPTSDAFATALRDATITANGRIHSFARENPEHRGMGTTATIAGLFGDTIYVAQVGDSRAYLLRDGSAKQLTKDQSLMQRLVEAGEMTQEQAEASDRRNIILQALGPEPHVTIDLTHQQLRRGDTLILCSDGLSGLVRVDEMARIASESPSVDVMCQRLIDRANELGGPDNITVIAATFEGGALDTKIDGDAVGYNTYPLAGTLNHDTAEEPLPPPSLKSRLRSDPTPRYGTPAPTAAALEEEFARAREA